A window from Mesorhizobium sp. WSM2240 encodes these proteins:
- a CDS encoding adenylate/guanylate cyclase domain-containing protein codes for MDHAKIAGIADWIVRRGLAGDDETSLLQGFCTRCVDAGLGISDGTAIIDTLHPVYEGRVFFWSGDNPLDARVTEYEPTAASGNEESWRRSPFYHLLQSGDDELRCRIELGETGGFPILEELTQKGQTDYFAMIQRFNREAAIGEMDCFMSRWSTSRAGGFSNADLDALRRLAPALGLAIKSTSLARVAESLVEAYLGRDAGRRVLQGRMSRGVVEKINAVLWFSDMQGYTALSESIASDQLIPLLDDYAEAVISAVHGAGGDVLKLIGDGTLAIFTADDPEEACRSALRAEADLRLRLVDLNRRREAEGTPTTSIYLGLHIGDVFYGNIGSKDRLDFTVVGQAVNEVSRIASMCSSADRYVLFSAAFRESLPEAEGAKLVSVGRYALRGVGRAQELFTLDPELAIFPLP; via the coding sequence ATGGACCACGCCAAGATTGCCGGCATAGCTGACTGGATCGTTCGGCGCGGTCTGGCTGGCGACGACGAGACGAGCCTGTTGCAGGGATTCTGCACGCGCTGCGTCGATGCGGGTCTCGGAATTTCGGATGGGACGGCGATCATCGATACGCTGCATCCGGTTTATGAGGGACGCGTCTTCTTCTGGAGCGGCGACAATCCTCTCGATGCCCGCGTGACGGAATACGAGCCGACCGCAGCAAGCGGCAACGAAGAAAGCTGGCGTAGAAGCCCATTCTACCATCTCCTTCAAAGCGGCGACGACGAGCTGCGTTGTCGCATCGAATTGGGCGAAACAGGCGGGTTCCCGATCCTGGAAGAGTTGACGCAGAAAGGCCAGACCGACTATTTCGCGATGATCCAGCGCTTCAACCGCGAGGCGGCCATCGGCGAGATGGACTGCTTCATGTCGCGCTGGTCTACATCCCGAGCCGGTGGGTTCAGCAATGCCGATCTCGACGCGCTGCGCAGGCTGGCGCCGGCGCTCGGTCTGGCGATCAAGTCGACGTCGCTGGCGCGGGTCGCGGAATCGCTGGTCGAAGCCTATCTCGGCCGCGACGCCGGTCGGCGCGTGCTCCAGGGCCGGATGTCGCGCGGCGTGGTCGAGAAGATAAACGCCGTACTTTGGTTCTCGGACATGCAGGGCTACACCGCCCTTTCTGAAAGCATCGCCTCCGACCAGTTGATCCCGCTCTTGGACGATTATGCCGAGGCGGTCATTTCAGCCGTTCATGGAGCTGGTGGCGACGTGCTCAAGCTTATCGGCGACGGCACGCTCGCGATCTTCACGGCCGACGATCCCGAGGAGGCCTGCCGCTCGGCGCTGCGGGCCGAGGCGGATCTGAGGCTGCGGTTGGTAGATCTGAACCGGCGCCGCGAAGCAGAAGGAACACCGACCACCTCGATCTATCTCGGGCTGCATATAGGCGATGTCTTTTACGGCAACATCGGCAGCAAGGACCGCCTCGACTTCACCGTCGTCGGCCAGGCGGTGAACGAGGTAAGCCGCATCGCCTCGATGTGCAGTTCGGCCGATCGATACGTTCTTTTTTCAGCCGCATTCCGCGAGTCGCTGCCCGAGGCGGAGGGGGCAAAGCTCGTCTCTGTCGGCCGCTACGCATTGCGCGGTGTCGGTCGCGCCCAGGAATTGTTCACGCTCGATCCGGAACTGGCAATTTTTCCGCTCCCTTGA
- a CDS encoding ABC transporter ATP-binding protein, with translation MGSLKIENIKKSFGAVEVLKGIDLEVKDGEFVVFVGPSGCGKSTLLRIIAGLEDLTSGGVLIDGVNVGNVPPAKRGIAMVFQTYALYPHLTVKNNMSLGLKQAGAPADEIARRVGVASSMLSLEPYLERRPAELSGGQRQRVAIGRAVVREPKLFLFDEPLSNLDAALRVNTRLEIAQLHRRLAATMIYVTHDQVEAMTLADKIVVLNNGQIEQVGAPMELYNSPANEFVAGFIGSPKMNFIDGARLGETAKTLGVRPEHITVDPNAGTWKGTVIHAEHLGADTNLYIDTEKAGLLTVRIFGVYDAEPGAAIYATPDPARTYRFGADGRTLA, from the coding sequence GTGGGCTCGCTGAAAATCGAAAACATCAAGAAATCCTTTGGCGCGGTCGAGGTCCTGAAAGGCATCGACCTCGAAGTGAAGGACGGCGAGTTCGTCGTCTTCGTCGGCCCGTCAGGCTGCGGCAAGTCCACGCTGCTCCGCATCATTGCGGGGCTCGAGGATTTGACCTCAGGCGGAGTGCTGATCGACGGCGTCAATGTCGGCAACGTGCCGCCGGCCAAGCGCGGCATCGCCATGGTGTTCCAGACCTATGCGCTCTACCCGCATTTGACCGTGAAGAACAATATGAGCCTTGGCCTCAAGCAGGCCGGCGCACCGGCCGACGAGATCGCGCGTCGCGTCGGCGTCGCCTCGTCGATGCTATCGCTCGAGCCCTATCTCGAGCGCCGGCCTGCTGAACTCTCCGGCGGCCAGCGCCAGCGTGTCGCGATCGGCCGGGCAGTGGTGCGCGAACCCAAGCTTTTCCTGTTCGACGAGCCGCTGTCGAACCTCGACGCGGCGCTGCGCGTCAACACTAGGCTGGAGATCGCCCAGCTTCACCGCCGGCTCGCCGCGACCATGATTTACGTTACCCATGACCAAGTCGAGGCGATGACCCTGGCCGACAAGATCGTCGTGCTCAACAACGGCCAGATCGAGCAGGTCGGCGCGCCGATGGAGCTATACAATTCGCCGGCAAACGAATTCGTGGCCGGCTTCATCGGCTCGCCCAAGATGAACTTCATCGACGGTGCGCGCCTTGGCGAGACTGCAAAAACCCTCGGCGTCCGCCCCGAACACATCACCGTCGACCCCAATGCCGGCACCTGGAAAGGCACCGTCATCCATGCCGAACATCTCGGCGCCGACACCAACCTCTATATCGACACGGAAAAAGCCGGCCTGCTGACGGTGCGTATTTTCGGCGTCTACGATGCGGAGCCGGGCGCAGCGATCTATGCCACGCCCGATCCGGCCAGAACCTATCGCTTCGGCGCGGACGGCCGCACGCTGGCTTGA
- a CDS encoding carbohydrate ABC transporter permease, which yields MSTATSSLPRTIAAHAVLLAYTAIALFPVVIIVVNSFKSRNAIFRSPLAPPTTETFDLIGYTTVLNQGDFFLYFQNSFIVTVMSLFFVLLFGAMAAFALSEYRFRGNSLMGLYLALGIMIPIRLGTVAILQLMVASGLVNTLTALILVYTAQGLPLAVFILSEFMKQVSDDLKNAGRIDGLSEYRIFFRLVLPLVRPAMATVAVFTMIPIWNDLWFPLILAPSEATKTITLGAQLFIGQYVTNWNAVLAALSLAILPVLILYLIFSRQLIRGITSGAVK from the coding sequence ATGAGCACCGCCACCTCCTCCCTCCCGCGCACCATCGCCGCCCATGCGGTTCTGCTTGCCTATACTGCGATCGCGCTGTTTCCGGTCGTCATCATCGTCGTCAACTCGTTCAAGTCGCGCAACGCAATCTTCCGCTCGCCGCTCGCGCCACCGACAACCGAGACTTTCGACCTGATCGGCTACACGACTGTCCTCAACCAGGGCGATTTCTTCCTCTATTTTCAGAACAGTTTCATCGTCACTGTCATGTCGCTGTTTTTCGTGCTGCTGTTCGGCGCGATGGCGGCGTTCGCGCTGTCGGAATACCGCTTTCGCGGCAATTCTCTGATGGGACTCTACCTGGCGCTCGGCATCATGATCCCGATCCGGCTGGGCACCGTGGCGATCCTGCAGTTGATGGTGGCGAGCGGGCTGGTCAACACGCTGACCGCTCTGATCCTCGTTTACACCGCGCAAGGGCTGCCGCTGGCCGTGTTCATCCTGTCGGAATTCATGAAGCAGGTGTCCGACGATCTGAAGAATGCCGGCCGCATCGACGGGCTTTCGGAATACCGCATCTTCTTCCGCCTCGTTCTGCCGCTGGTGCGGCCTGCCATGGCGACGGTTGCGGTCTTCACCATGATCCCGATCTGGAACGATCTTTGGTTTCCGCTGATCCTCGCGCCTTCCGAGGCGACCAAGACCATCACGCTCGGCGCTCAGCTTTTCATCGGCCAGTACGTCACCAACTGGAACGCGGTGCTTGCGGCGCTGTCACTGGCGATCCTGCCTGTGCTCATCCTCTATCTCATCTTCTCGCGGCAACTGATCCGCGGTATCACCTCGGGAGCGGTGAAATGA
- a CDS encoding N-acetylmuramic acid 6-phosphate etherase, with amino-acid sequence MAIARTEAVHRNASGLDLQPPEAIVRILADAQVEAAKSVRDAAEDIARAAGVAAHCLSTGGRLVYAAAGSSALMALADALELPGTFGISRDRIVILLAGGLASLSDLTGGPEDDAGQARREIAATGVSNKDCVIAVSASGSTPYAVGALEEARSRGAATISLANNAGAPLTALADVGIVIQTPPEVIAGSTRMGAGTAQKIALNMMSTLMAIHLGHVHDGYMVNLNPDNLKLKGRAGRIVAAISGCTETEAASWLDKSGGSVKAAILLAAGAASRDAAQELLASSGQKLRPALAKLEGSAGAVSASS; translated from the coding sequence ATGGCCATTGCGCGTACCGAAGCGGTGCACAGAAATGCCAGCGGGCTGGATCTGCAGCCGCCGGAGGCCATTGTCCGTATTCTCGCCGATGCGCAGGTTGAGGCGGCAAAAAGCGTCCGTGATGCCGCCGAGGATATCGCCAGGGCGGCAGGCGTCGCCGCCCATTGCCTGTCTACCGGGGGCCGGCTTGTTTATGCGGCCGCGGGCAGCTCAGCTCTGATGGCGCTCGCAGACGCCCTCGAACTTCCCGGAACTTTCGGCATTTCGCGTGACCGCATCGTCATCCTCCTGGCTGGCGGCCTCGCCAGCCTCTCCGACCTCACTGGCGGCCCCGAAGATGATGCTGGTCAGGCAAGACGGGAAATCGCCGCCACGGGTGTTTCCAACAAAGATTGCGTGATCGCGGTTTCGGCCAGCGGTTCGACACCCTACGCGGTGGGCGCGCTGGAAGAAGCCAGAAGCCGGGGTGCAGCTACAATCTCTCTCGCCAACAATGCCGGTGCGCCGCTGACCGCGCTAGCCGATGTCGGCATCGTCATTCAGACGCCGCCGGAAGTGATCGCCGGCTCCACCCGCATGGGCGCCGGCACCGCGCAGAAGATCGCGCTCAACATGATGTCGACGCTGATGGCGATCCATCTCGGCCATGTGCATGACGGCTACATGGTCAACCTCAATCCAGACAATCTCAAGCTGAAGGGCCGCGCGGGCCGCATTGTTGCGGCGATATCCGGCTGTACTGAGACTGAAGCTGCGTCGTGGCTCGACAAGAGCGGCGGCTCGGTGAAGGCCGCGATTCTGCTGGCTGCCGGCGCAGCCAGCAGGGACGCGGCGCAGGAACTACTCGCAAGCTCGGGCCAGAAGCTCAGGCCGGCGCTTGCGAAACTCGAGGGGAGCGCGGGCGCAGTGTCCGCCTCGTCATAA
- a CDS encoding sugar ABC transporter permease encodes MATEAKKPIRWHVAVFLAPALLVYTAVMIIPLFGTLQLSLFSAEGQGRVFAGLDNFRTLFFDPRWSASFWNALWNNTWFFIIHMLVQNPIGIVLAALLSSPKLRFSAFYRTAIFIPTILSFVIVGFAWKLILSPLWGVAPNLLDLVGLKSLFTPWLGKEQYALTTLGLISVWQFIGIPMMLIYAALLSIPDEVIEAAECDGVTGMAQFWKIKLPLILPAIGIISILTFVGNFNAFDLIYSAQGALAGPNFSTDILGTFLYRTFFGFQLQIGDPYMGSTIASMMFFIILAGVCLYLFTVQTRLRRYQF; translated from the coding sequence ATGGCGACCGAAGCAAAAAAACCCATCCGCTGGCACGTCGCCGTTTTCCTGGCGCCGGCTCTGCTCGTCTACACGGCGGTGATGATCATACCGCTGTTCGGCACGCTGCAGCTTTCCCTATTCAGTGCCGAGGGCCAGGGCCGCGTCTTCGCCGGGCTCGACAATTTCCGCACCCTGTTCTTCGACCCGCGCTGGTCGGCGAGCTTCTGGAACGCGCTCTGGAACAACACCTGGTTCTTCATCATCCACATGCTGGTCCAGAATCCGATCGGCATCGTGCTGGCCGCGCTCCTGTCCTCGCCGAAGCTGCGCTTTTCCGCCTTCTACCGCACCGCGATCTTCATCCCGACCATTCTGTCCTTCGTCATCGTCGGCTTCGCCTGGAAGCTGATCCTGTCGCCGCTCTGGGGCGTAGCCCCCAATTTGCTCGACCTCGTCGGGCTGAAGAGCCTGTTCACGCCTTGGCTCGGCAAGGAGCAATACGCGTTGACGACGCTCGGGCTGATCTCGGTGTGGCAGTTCATCGGCATCCCGATGATGCTGATCTACGCGGCGCTGCTATCGATCCCGGACGAAGTGATCGAGGCCGCCGAATGCGATGGCGTCACCGGCATGGCGCAGTTCTGGAAGATCAAGCTGCCTCTGATCCTGCCCGCCATCGGCATCATCTCGATCCTGACTTTCGTCGGCAATTTCAACGCGTTCGATCTCATCTATTCCGCACAGGGCGCGCTCGCCGGGCCGAACTTCTCGACCGACATCCTTGGCACGTTCCTCTACCGCACCTTCTTCGGCTTCCAGTTGCAGATCGGCGATCCCTATATGGGCTCGACCATCGCCTCGATGATGTTCTTCATCATTCTCGCCGGCGTGTGCCTGTATCTGTTCACCGTGCAGACGCGGCTGCGGCGCTACCAGTTCTGA
- a CDS encoding fumarylacetoacetate hydrolase family protein, whose product MKLVRYGEAGSERPGVVGADGKIRDMSAHVADIGGSALDPRSLADMARIDPATLPPVDGSPRIGPCVTGTGKFICIGLNYSDHAAETGATVPPEPIIFMKATSAIVGPNDDLLIPRGSEKTDWEVELGIVIGRQAKYVSEAEALDYVAGYCVVHDVSERAFQIERSGQWTKGKSCDTFGPTGPWLVTKDEVPDPQNLKMWLTVNGEFMQDGSTRTMVFGASYLVSYLSQFMSLMPGDIISTGTPPGVGMGMKPPRYLKAGDVVELGIEGLGSQRQLVRADG is encoded by the coding sequence GTGAAACTGGTTCGATATGGAGAGGCCGGCAGCGAACGGCCGGGCGTGGTCGGCGCGGATGGAAAGATCCGTGATATGTCGGCGCATGTGGCCGACATAGGCGGATCGGCGCTCGATCCACGATCGCTTGCGGACATGGCCCGCATCGATCCGGCAACGCTGCCGCCGGTCGACGGCAGTCCTCGGATCGGCCCCTGCGTGACGGGCACCGGCAAATTCATCTGCATCGGCCTCAACTATTCCGATCACGCCGCAGAGACGGGCGCGACCGTTCCTCCGGAGCCGATCATCTTCATGAAGGCCACGTCGGCGATCGTCGGTCCCAATGACGATCTTCTGATCCCGCGCGGGTCGGAAAAGACCGACTGGGAGGTCGAACTCGGCATCGTCATCGGCAGGCAAGCGAAATACGTCTCCGAGGCCGAGGCCTTGGATTACGTCGCCGGCTACTGCGTCGTCCACGATGTCAGCGAGCGCGCCTTCCAGATCGAGCGCTCGGGCCAGTGGACCAAGGGCAAGAGCTGCGACACGTTCGGCCCGACAGGACCTTGGCTGGTGACCAAGGACGAGGTTCCCGACCCGCAAAACCTGAAGATGTGGCTGACGGTCAATGGCGAATTCATGCAGGACGGCTCGACCAGGACCATGGTCTTCGGGGCGTCGTATCTGGTCTCTTATCTCAGCCAGTTCATGTCCCTGATGCCCGGCGACATCATCTCTACCGGCACGCCGCCCGGCGTCGGCATGGGCATGAAGCCGCCGCGCTACCTGAAGGCCGGAGACGTGGTGGAACTCGGCATCGAGGGGCTCGGATCGCAGCGCCAGCTGGTTCGCGCCGACGGGTAG
- a CDS encoding ABC transporter substrate-binding protein, with amino-acid sequence MKNKALTTLLMASSILGSAGLAVAQDKTITIESWRNDDLAIWQEKLIPAFEAKNPGIKVVFAPSAPTEYNAALNAKLDAGSAGDLITCRPFDASLELYNKGHLADISDLPGMENFSDVAKSAWTTDDGSADFCVPMASVIHGFIYNADAFQQLGITPPATEEEFFAALDKIKADGTYIPMAMGTKDLWEAATMGYQNIGPNYWKGEEGRLALIKGEQKLTDPQWVEPFVALAKWKDYLGDGFEAQSYPDSQNLFTLGRAAIYPAGSWEISVFNTQAEFKMGAFPPPVKNAGDECYISDHNDIAIGLNPKSPNADAAKTFLSWVASPEFATIYANALPGFFSLSSTPVKMEDPLAQEFVSWRDKCKSTIRSTYQILSRGTPNLENETWVKSANVINGTETPEDAAKALQDGLDSWYKPAN; translated from the coding sequence ATGAAGAACAAGGCACTGACTACGCTCCTGATGGCGTCCAGCATTCTCGGCTCCGCCGGGCTTGCCGTCGCCCAGGATAAGACGATCACCATCGAAAGCTGGCGCAACGACGACCTCGCCATCTGGCAGGAAAAGCTCATCCCGGCCTTCGAGGCCAAGAATCCCGGCATCAAGGTGGTGTTCGCACCGTCCGCGCCGACGGAGTACAACGCAGCCCTCAACGCCAAGCTCGATGCGGGCTCGGCCGGCGACCTGATCACCTGCCGCCCGTTCGACGCCTCGCTCGAACTCTACAACAAGGGCCATCTGGCCGATATTTCCGACCTGCCCGGCATGGAGAACTTCTCCGACGTGGCGAAGTCGGCCTGGACGACCGATGACGGCTCGGCCGATTTCTGCGTGCCGATGGCGTCCGTCATCCACGGCTTCATCTACAATGCCGATGCTTTCCAGCAACTCGGCATCACGCCGCCGGCCACCGAGGAAGAGTTCTTCGCCGCCCTCGACAAGATCAAGGCCGACGGCACCTACATTCCGATGGCGATGGGCACCAAGGACCTCTGGGAAGCCGCTACCATGGGCTACCAGAACATCGGCCCGAACTACTGGAAGGGTGAGGAAGGCCGCCTCGCGCTGATCAAGGGCGAACAGAAGCTGACGGATCCGCAATGGGTCGAGCCTTTCGTCGCGCTGGCCAAGTGGAAGGATTATCTCGGCGACGGCTTCGAGGCGCAGAGCTATCCGGACAGCCAGAACCTGTTCACGCTTGGCCGCGCCGCCATCTACCCGGCTGGCTCGTGGGAGATTTCCGTCTTCAACACGCAGGCGGAATTCAAGATGGGCGCCTTCCCGCCGCCGGTGAAGAATGCCGGCGACGAGTGCTACATCTCGGACCACAACGACATTGCCATCGGCCTGAACCCGAAGAGCCCGAACGCCGACGCGGCCAAGACCTTCCTGTCCTGGGTCGCTTCGCCGGAATTCGCCACGATCTACGCCAATGCGCTGCCGGGCTTCTTCAGCCTGTCTTCGACGCCGGTGAAGATGGAAGACCCGCTCGCGCAGGAATTCGTGTCCTGGCGCGACAAGTGCAAGTCGACCATCCGCTCGACCTACCAGATCCTGTCGCGCGGCACGCCCAACCTCGAGAACGAGACCTGGGTGAAGTCGGCGAATGTCATAAATGGCACCGAGACGCCGGAGGACGCGGCCAAGGCGCTGCAGGACGGTCTCGACAGCTGGTACAAGCCGGCCAATTAA
- a CDS encoding amidohydrolase: MLVDTHLHIINRSRLSYPWLAEVPALDRDFLYAEYKRQALRAGISDAIHMEVDVAPDQIEAEIAFADEQSRQPESLIRGCIAACRPEEPGFAALLERHLADPFVLGFRRLINPLPDGVSDNNIFVENIRRLAGTRLTFDAHVHGHQLPRAMALADAAREVRFILDHCGVPDIRGGDFSAWREGITDLARRENVTAKISGIVAYADPDGWTVETLRPYVEHIIESFGWDRVVWGSDWPVCTLGGGLLAWTSATHALLSGCSNGEREKLFWRNADRIWRLGLGRRWNSARAP; the protein is encoded by the coding sequence ATGCTGGTCGACACGCATCTTCACATCATCAACAGATCGCGCCTCAGCTATCCGTGGCTTGCCGAGGTTCCGGCGCTCGACCGCGACTTCCTCTATGCCGAGTACAAGCGCCAGGCGCTGCGCGCCGGCATCTCCGACGCTATCCACATGGAAGTGGATGTAGCGCCTGACCAGATCGAGGCGGAAATCGCCTTTGCCGACGAACAATCGCGGCAGCCGGAGAGCCTGATCCGTGGTTGCATCGCCGCCTGCCGGCCGGAGGAGCCGGGCTTTGCCGCTCTTCTCGAGCGGCATCTCGCCGATCCGTTCGTCCTGGGTTTCCGCCGTCTCATCAACCCGCTGCCGGACGGCGTTTCCGACAACAACATCTTCGTTGAGAACATCCGCCGCCTCGCCGGAACAAGGCTGACTTTCGACGCGCATGTCCACGGCCATCAGTTGCCGCGGGCGATGGCGCTTGCCGACGCGGCGCGGGAGGTGCGCTTCATCCTCGATCATTGTGGCGTGCCGGACATTCGCGGCGGCGATTTTTCTGCCTGGCGGGAAGGCATCACGGATCTCGCGAGGCGGGAGAATGTCACCGCAAAGATTTCCGGCATCGTCGCCTATGCCGATCCCGACGGCTGGACGGTCGAGACGCTGCGACCCTATGTCGAGCACATCATCGAGAGCTTCGGCTGGGACCGCGTGGTGTGGGGCAGCGACTGGCCCGTCTGTACGCTGGGCGGCGGCTTGCTTGCCTGGACAAGTGCCACCCATGCGCTGCTTTCAGGCTGCTCCAACGGGGAGCGCGAGAAACTGTTTTGGCGAAATGCCGACCGGATCTGGCGGCTGGGGCTGGGGCGAAGATGGAATAGCGCCCGGGCGCCTTAA
- a CDS encoding SDR family oxidoreductase, producing the protein MTGNLAGKTVLVTAAAQGIGRATALAFARAGATVHATDINEKLLAELGREGGLSVQRLDVLDDATVANALAAIGPVDVLFNCAGFVHAGTILDMKEGDLDFAFDLNVKSMVRTIRAVLPGMIARGGGAIINMASVASSIKGVPNRFAYSTTKAAVIGLTKSVAADFVGQGIRCNAICPGTVESPSLEDRMRAQGDYEAARAAFIARQPMGRLGTPEEIADLAVYLAGATYTTGQAYAIDGGMAI; encoded by the coding sequence ATGACGGGAAATCTGGCGGGCAAGACGGTTCTGGTCACTGCGGCGGCGCAAGGCATCGGCCGGGCGACCGCGCTCGCCTTCGCGCGCGCCGGCGCGACCGTGCATGCGACCGACATCAATGAGAAGCTGCTTGCCGAACTTGGCCGCGAGGGCGGGCTTTCGGTGCAAAGGCTCGACGTTCTCGACGATGCGACGGTCGCCAATGCCTTGGCCGCTATCGGCCCGGTCGACGTGCTGTTCAACTGCGCCGGCTTCGTCCATGCCGGCACGATCCTCGACATGAAAGAGGGCGACCTCGATTTCGCCTTCGACCTCAATGTGAAATCGATGGTGAGAACCATTCGCGCCGTGCTGCCCGGCATGATCGCGCGCGGCGGCGGCGCCATCATCAACATGGCTTCGGTCGCTTCCAGCATCAAAGGCGTTCCGAACCGCTTCGCCTACTCCACCACGAAAGCGGCGGTGATCGGCCTGACCAAATCGGTCGCCGCGGACTTCGTCGGCCAGGGCATACGCTGCAACGCCATCTGCCCGGGAACGGTCGAAAGCCCCTCGCTGGAGGACCGCATGCGGGCGCAGGGCGACTATGAGGCCGCGCGCGCCGCCTTCATCGCGCGCCAGCCTATGGGCCGCCTCGGCACGCCCGAGGAAATAGCCGACCTCGCCGTCTATCTCGCCGGCGCGACCTATACGACCGGCCAAGCCTATGCCATCGATGGCGGCATGGCGATCTGA
- a CDS encoding Gfo/Idh/MocA family oxidoreductase, translated as MNSEKPLRVLVAGLGNMGRSHALAYHGNPGFEIVSLVNRSDVPLSAELRGYEIRRSFGDALRELKPDVASINTYSDSHADYAVTALEAGCHVFVEKPLATTVADAERVVAAAKANGRKLVIGYILRHHPSWRRLIEEARKLGGPYVFRMNLNQQSSGHTWETHKALMKTTSPIVDCGVHYLDVMCQITDANPIEVRGMGLRLTDQIDPAMYNYGHLQVLFDDGSVGWYEAGWGPMMSETAFFVKDVISPKGCVSIVMKEGAKSDDIDTHTKTSVIRVHEAVTGADGRFLRADQDLTMAGEPGHQELCDREQAFLLKAIREDLDLTRHMDDAVKSLRVCLAADESVRTGRAVTL; from the coding sequence ATGAATTCTGAAAAACCCCTTCGCGTCCTGGTTGCCGGGCTCGGCAATATGGGCCGCAGCCACGCGCTCGCTTATCACGGCAATCCCGGCTTCGAGATCGTCTCGCTGGTCAACCGCTCGGACGTGCCGTTGTCAGCGGAACTTCGCGGCTACGAAATCCGGCGTTCGTTCGGCGACGCGTTGCGCGAGTTGAAGCCGGACGTCGCATCGATCAACACCTATTCCGACAGCCATGCCGATTATGCCGTCACGGCGCTGGAAGCGGGCTGTCACGTCTTCGTCGAAAAGCCGCTGGCGACCACGGTTGCCGACGCCGAGCGCGTGGTCGCGGCCGCCAAGGCGAACGGCCGCAAACTCGTCATCGGCTATATCCTGCGCCACCACCCGTCATGGAGGCGGCTGATCGAGGAAGCGCGCAAATTGGGCGGCCCTTACGTCTTCCGCATGAACCTGAACCAGCAGTCGAGCGGCCATACCTGGGAGACGCACAAGGCGCTGATGAAGACCACGTCGCCGATCGTCGATTGCGGCGTCCACTATCTCGACGTGATGTGCCAGATCACCGATGCGAACCCGATCGAGGTCCGCGGCATGGGCTTGAGGCTGACCGACCAGATCGACCCGGCAATGTACAATTACGGCCATCTGCAGGTGCTGTTCGACGACGGCTCGGTCGGCTGGTACGAGGCCGGCTGGGGGCCGATGATGTCGGAAACCGCCTTCTTCGTGAAGGACGTGATCTCGCCGAAGGGCTGCGTTTCGATCGTCATGAAGGAAGGCGCGAAATCCGACGACATCGACACGCACACCAAAACCTCGGTGATCCGCGTGCATGAGGCGGTGACGGGCGCCGACGGGCGGTTTCTGCGCGCCGATCAGGACCTGACGATGGCGGGCGAGCCGGGCCATCAGGAACTGTGCGACCGCGAGCAGGCTTTTCTCCTGAAAGCCATCCGCGAGGATCTCGATTTGACCCGCCACATGGATGACGCGGTGAAATCGCTCCGCGTCTGCCTGGCAGCGGACGAAAGCGTTCGCACCGGCCGCGCTGTCACCCTTTAG